A window of Ictidomys tridecemlineatus isolate mIctTri1 chromosome 1, mIctTri1.hap1, whole genome shotgun sequence contains these coding sequences:
- the Rps24 gene encoding small ribosomal subunit protein eS24 isoform X1 produces the protein MNDTVTIRTRKFMTNRLLQRKQMVIDVLHPGKATVPKTEIREKLAKMYKTTPDVIFVFGFRTHFGGGKTTGFGMIYDSLDYAKKNEPKHRLARHGLYEKKKTSRKQRKERKNRMKKVRGTAKANVGAGKKPKE, from the exons ATG AATGACACAGTAACTATCCGGACCAGGAAGTTCATGACCAACCGACTGCTTCAGCGGAAACAAATG GTCATTGATGTTCTTCACCCTGGGAAAGCAACAGTACCTAAGACAGAAATTCGAGAAAAATTAGCCAAAATGTACAAGACCACACCAGATGTCATCTTTGTGTTTGGATTCAGAACCCATTTTGGAGGTGGCAAGACAACTGGCTTTGGCATGATTTATGATTCCTTGGAttatgcaaagaaaaatgaaCCCAAACATAGACTGGCAAGA CATGGCCTGTATGAAAAGAAGAAGACCTCAAGAAAACAGCGAAAGGAACGCAAGAACAGAATGAAGAAAGTCAGGGGGACTGCGAAGGCCAATGTTGGTGCTGGCAAAAAG CCAAAGGAGTAA
- the Rps24 gene encoding small ribosomal subunit protein eS24 isoform X2 has product MNDTVTIRTRKFMTNRLLQRKQMVIDVLHPGKATVPKTEIREKLAKMYKTTPDVIFVFGFRTHFGGGKTTGFGMIYDSLDYAKKNEPKHRLARHGLYEKKKTSRKQRKERKNRMKKVRGTAKANVGAGKKK; this is encoded by the exons ATG AATGACACAGTAACTATCCGGACCAGGAAGTTCATGACCAACCGACTGCTTCAGCGGAAACAAATG GTCATTGATGTTCTTCACCCTGGGAAAGCAACAGTACCTAAGACAGAAATTCGAGAAAAATTAGCCAAAATGTACAAGACCACACCAGATGTCATCTTTGTGTTTGGATTCAGAACCCATTTTGGAGGTGGCAAGACAACTGGCTTTGGCATGATTTATGATTCCTTGGAttatgcaaagaaaaatgaaCCCAAACATAGACTGGCAAGA CATGGCCTGTATGAAAAGAAGAAGACCTCAAGAAAACAGCGAAAGGAACGCAAGAACAGAATGAAGAAAGTCAGGGGGACTGCGAAGGCCAATGTTGGTGCTGGCAAAAAG AAATGA
- the Rps24 gene encoding small ribosomal subunit protein eS24 isoform X3 codes for MNDTVTIRTRKFMTNRLLQRKQMVIDVLHPGKATVPKTEIREKLAKMYKTTPDVIFVFGFRTHFGGGKTTGFGMIYDSLDYAKKNEPKHRLARHGLYEKKKTSRKQRKERKNRMKKVRGTAKANVGAGKK; via the exons ATG AATGACACAGTAACTATCCGGACCAGGAAGTTCATGACCAACCGACTGCTTCAGCGGAAACAAATG GTCATTGATGTTCTTCACCCTGGGAAAGCAACAGTACCTAAGACAGAAATTCGAGAAAAATTAGCCAAAATGTACAAGACCACACCAGATGTCATCTTTGTGTTTGGATTCAGAACCCATTTTGGAGGTGGCAAGACAACTGGCTTTGGCATGATTTATGATTCCTTGGAttatgcaaagaaaaatgaaCCCAAACATAGACTGGCAAGA CATGGCCTGTATGAAAAGAAGAAGACCTCAAGAAAACAGCGAAAGGAACGCAAGAACAGAATGAAGAAAGTCAGGGGGACTGCGAAGGCCAATGTTGGTGCTGGCAAAAAG TGA
- the Rps24 gene encoding small ribosomal subunit protein eS24 isoform X6 codes for MNDTVTIRTRKFMTNRLLQRKQMVIDVLHPGKATVPKTEIREKLAKMYKTTPDVIFVFGFRTHFGGGKTTGFGMIYDSLDYAKKNEPKHRLARHGLYEKKKTSRKQRKERKNRMKKVRGTAKANVGAGKK; via the exons ATG AATGACACAGTAACTATCCGGACCAGGAAGTTCATGACCAACCGACTGCTTCAGCGGAAACAAATG GTCATTGATGTTCTTCACCCTGGGAAAGCAACAGTACCTAAGACAGAAATTCGAGAAAAATTAGCCAAAATGTACAAGACCACACCAGATGTCATCTTTGTGTTTGGATTCAGAACCCATTTTGGAGGTGGCAAGACAACTGGCTTTGGCATGATTTATGATTCCTTGGAttatgcaaagaaaaatgaaCCCAAACATAGACTGGCAAGA CATGGCCTGTATGAAAAGAAGAAGACCTCAAGAAAACAGCGAAAGGAACGCAAGAACAGAATGAAGAAAGTCAGGGGGACTGCGAAGGCCAATGTTGGTGCTGGCAAAAAG